The sequence GCGTCGGTGTTCGCCACACTCTGGGCGAACGGTGAAGTCGAGACGTTCCACTTACAGCAGACGACGCGTCCGTACCGCGCGTACAACTACACCCACTCGACGTCGACGGGGTGGGTCGGCGACCGGATCGTCCCCTACCGGAACGGCGACGGCGCGTACGGCTACGTCTTCCGGACGGAGTGGGCGACGGAGGGCGACGCCGCGGCCTTCGCCATCGCGTACCGTCGCCTCCTGCGAACGCGCCGAGGGGCCGAGCGACGCGAGGGCAACGTCCTCGTCGTGCCCGCCGGCCCCTACGCCGACGCCTTCCGCGTCACCCGGAACGGGACGACGGTGACGGTGGTGAACGCGCCGACGGTCGCGGAACTCGGCGGGGTTCACGCGGGCTGAGACCGCCGCACGTTGATATGGACCGGGGCGGATGAAGAGGAAACCTCTTCGACACGATCGACCGAACGAACGGGTTTTTCACCGGGGGGAGCGAACGCGAGGGCGATGCCACCGTTCGACATCGTCGGACCCGAGTCGATCCGCGACGGGACGGCGACCGACGCCTACTTCCTCCAGACGGAGCGGACGCTCCGACACGCCGACCGCAATCCGACGGTCGTCGCCGAGGTGACGGCCGATCAGTTCCCGGACGGCGAGTTCGAACTCTTCGCCGGCGTGAAAGACGCCGCCGCCCTGCTGGAGGGGTACGCGGTGGACGTCGACGCGATGCGAGAGGGGCACCTGTTCGACGGCGGACCGGTCCTCCGCATCGAGGGGCCGTATCTGGAGTTCGCCCGGCTGGAAACTTCGTTGCTCGGCTTCCTCTCGCACGCAAGCGGGATGGCGACGGCAGCGCTGGAGGCGCGGCGGGCCGCCCCCGAGTCGACCGTCCTCTCCTTCGGCGCGCGACACGTCCACCCCTCTATCGCGGCGGTGGTCGAACGGAGCGCGCTGGTCGGCGGCCTCGACGGCTTCTCGCACGTCGCCGCCGGCGAGGTGCTGGACCGGGAGGCGGGCGGCACGATGCCCCACGCCCTGTTGATCTGTTTCGGTCGCGGAAACCAGGAGGCGGCGTGGCAGGCCTTCGACGACGCGACCGATCCCGAGGTACCCCGTGTGGCGCTCTGTGACACCTACACCGACGAAGTCGACGAGGCGCTCCGTGCGGTGGAGACGCTGGGGGACGACCTGGATAGCGTTCGCCTCGACACGACGGGGTCGCGACGCGGCGACTTCCGACACATCCTGCGCGAAGTGCGCTGGGAACTCGACGCCCGCGGCGTCGGCGATGTGGACCTGTTCGCAAGCGGCGGCCTCGACCCGGCCCAACTGCGGGCGCTCCGAGACGTGGTCGACGGGTTCGGCGTCGGGGGCTACGTCTCCAACGCCGACCCGGTGGATTTCGCACTCGACATCGTGGAAGTCGACGGCGAGCCGGCGGCCAAGCGCGGGAAGTTGTCGGGGACGAAACAGGTGTACCGGACGCCGAACGGCGGTCACCACGTCGGTCTCGCGGATCGGGCGGGGCCGAGCGACGGCGAACCGCTGCTCGAACCGCTGCTGCGGGATGGAGAGATCGTTCGCGAATTCGACATCGACGCGGCGGCAGAACGGGCGCTGTCGGACGCGGAGCGGGTCGGCTTCGGCGAGTAACTAGAGTGAGTATGTGACTGTCGGTAGATTCGCATCGGGACTTCCGGAGAATCTACCGTGACTTCCGAGACACTCTATTAGAGTTCTTCGACGCTGCCGCCGCCGGGGCGCTCGCGGAAGACCTGGCCTTCGAACAGCGTGATCATGGTGTCCTCGTCCTGCCAGGCGAGCGGCGAGATGCTGGCTTTCCGGCAGGCGTGTGTGAGGAACTCCTCTTCGCTCCAGTCGTTCTCGACCGGCAGGGTGGGGTACATCCAGGCGTGCTGGCCGTCGGCGTCGATGGCGACGCCGTGGGTGCCGAGTTCGAGGTCCGCGAGCGGATCGTTCGTGAGGACGTGATTGCAGACGACACAGATGGAGATGTTGAGGCTCTCCAGTTCGGGGGGTTCGATCTCCGAACCACAGGAGTCGTCGGAGGCGGCAGTGATGGCCGCGTCGACGATGGCGTGACCGAGCTGGTCGGAGCCGCGATACGCGCCGGCACAGCCGCGGAGACGGCCGCGGCCACGGGTCGACGTGACGCGGACGAACGCTCCGGTGCGGGCGTAGAAGGCGTCTCGCATGCTCCCCGGCTGTTCCCGCTGCCCCTGTAGCACGTACGCCTCTACGGCTTCACGAGCCAGTTCGACCGCTCGGGCCCCATCGTCGTAAGAAAGCCGTAGCGTCTGCGCCTCGGACATACCGCGTACGTGGCCCCGAATCGACTTGAACCCTTCCTTTCCGACAGGGAGAATCGTGATAGATCGGGGCGACCGAACGGCTTATTCGGGCGCCCGAACTACGGCTAGACGGCAGAGAGAGCCCGGCCCCCGTGCCTTCGGGCATGAGGAAAGTCCCCCCACCGTCCGGACAGGTGACCGGGCGCAAGCCCGGAGTCGGAGACGGCTGGCTCTGGAACAGAAACGAGACCACTCGGTCCGACCGATGAGGTGTGCGAACCCGAGCGCAAGCGAGGGGAGTTAACCCACCGAGGGCAGGGAGATGCCACGTGGGAGATACCACGTCTCTCCGAGGCGTGCGATGCTACTGCGCGCCTTCGGGACCCGTCGGGTCCCGTAACGACCGAGAACGGATGGAACGGCGAATCCTCACCGGTGCAAGTCCGCCTCGTCAAGGTAGTCCGGACGCGGAGGTAGACGCTCAGCCGAATGCCGGGTCGAACAGAAGGGGGCTTACTCCTCTCAGCCGCTTTTCCCGCCGAGCCACCGGTGTAGTGGATAGTCGGTTATCAGTTCATCGGCGCCCGTCGCGTCGGCGTCGGCCGCCTGACGCCGCGTGCGGATGGTCCAGACGGCCACCGTTCGGCCGGCGTCGTGAGCGGCCTCGACCACCGCCTCGTCGACGGCCGACCGCGACAGGTGGACCGCACCGGCGTCGTACCAGTCAGCGAGTTCGGCAGCCGTCGCCGCGTCCCGAGACAGGGGCGCGAGCGGGACCGTGGAATCACGCTCCCGAACCGCCGCGAGCGCCCCCTCACGGAACGAGGAGAGGCGAATCTCGCGGCCGTCGATGGCGTCGAGCACTCGGTCCACGAAGGGTTGCCAGCGCTCGCGGGGAGCGTCGTCCCCCGCTGCCGGACGCTTGAGTTCGACGTTGAGCGGCGCGTCCGTGGCGTCGAGGAGGTCGTCGAAGGTCGGCACCGTCTCGCCGCTCTCCAGGACTTCCGCGGCGGTCACCGTCTCGGGCGGCAGGTCCGCGACGGCGCCGTGGCCGTCGGTGATGCCGCGACTCCCGCTCTCGCCACCGAGTCGATGATCGTGAAAGACGACCGGCGTGCCGTCCGCGCAGGCGACGACGTCGATTTCGACCATATCGGCGTCGGGAGCGGCGGCGTTGACAGCCCTGATCGTGTTCTCGGGGGTGACGCCCGCGAATCCGCGGTGGGCGATGACCATCGGATCCGTCATCCGTCGGCGTCGAAACCGTCCTCCCACCGGAACGTGCCGTTTCGCTGGATCGTCTCGCCGTCGACCACGAGCCGCGACCCCTCGTCCATGCGCGTGATGAGGTCGACGTGGACGGCGCTGTCGTTGCCGGTGTCGCCCGCGGGGAGACAGGCGTCGTAGGCGCGGCCGAGCGCGAGGTGGACGGTTCCACCCATCTTCTCGTCGAAGAGCGTGTTGTCCGTCGCGCGGGTGATGCCGCGGTTCATCCCGACGCCGAGTTCGCCGAGACGGCGCGCGCCGTCGTCGGTGGCGAGGAGGTCCGCGAGAGCGTCTTCGCCCTCCGCGGCCGCGTGGTCGACCACCTCACCGTCCTCGAAGACGAGGCGGGCGTCGCGGACGCGCCGCCCTCGCACGGTGATGGGCACGTCGAAGGTCACTTCGCCCTGCGTCGCCGTCGGCGCGGTGAACACCTCGCCGCTCGGCAGGTTGTGTGAGTCGTAGGCGACGGAGGCGGCGCTGTTGACCGCGGTTCGGTTCGCGATGGACATGGTGAGGTCCGTCCCCTCGGCGACGAGCCGGACCTCGCTCCCGGCGTCGAGGATGTCCTTCAACTGCGCCATCTCGGCGGCGAGGGCCTCCCAGTCCCGGAGGACGGCGTCGTAGACGAAGTCGCGGTAGGCCTCGTAGGACATGCCGGCGGCCTGGGCGAGCGACCGGGTGGGGTGGACCGTCGACACCCAGTCGGTCGCCATGCGGGCCTCGCGTACGTCCTCCCGGGCCCGGGCGTGGGCGCTCTGGGTCTCGCCGGACACGTCGGCCGTGGCAGCGGTGTTGCGGCTGCCGCCGAGCGAGAGATAGACGTCGGCGCGGTCGTAGAGGGCACGTTCGGCGTCGGCGGGCGCAAAGTCGCCGTCGTGGGCGCGGAGATAGGCCCGGGTCACTTCGTCGGCGCCGTAGGTGGCGACGAGGTTCGCGCCGCGAGCGCCGAGTTCGGCCGCGACGGCGACGGCGAGGTCGTGGGCGCCCTCGGCGACGCGCACCACCACGTCGTCGCCGGATTCGACGCGGGCGCTCCAGTCCACGAGCGTCTCGGCGTGGGCGCGGATGCGGTCGTCCATGGCCGAGCGTCGGCGGCGACGGGCAAAAGCCACACGCCGGGAACCGCAACCACTACCTCCCGGCGCGCCGCAGGCCGGACCATGCAACTGGGCGTCATCGGACTGGGGCGGATGGGGCAGATCGTCGTCGAACGAACGCTCGCGGCCGGCCACGACGTGGTCGCGTTCGACATCAGCGAGGAGGCGGTGGCGACGGCGGCCGACGCCGGCGCCGAACCGGCCGACTCGCTCGAAGATCTCTGTGACCGACTGGGCACCGAGAAACGCATCTGGCTGATGGTGCCCGCGGGCGACGCCGTCGACGCCGCGCTCGACGACCTGGCGCCGCATCTCGGCGAGGACGACATCGTGGTCGACGGCGGCAACTCCCATTTCGAGGACAGCGTCCGGCGGGCCCAAGACTGCGACGCCGCCTACCTCGACTGTGGGACGAGCGGCGGTCCCGCGGGCGCCGAACTGGGCTTCTCTCTCATGGTCGGCGGCCCCGAGGACGCCTACGAGGCGATGCGGCCCGTGTTCGACGCCGTCGCCACCGGGCCGGCGGGCCACGACCGGATGGGCGCCGCCGGCTCCGGCCACTACGTGAAGATGGTCCACAACGGCGTGGAGTACGCGCTGATGCAGGCCTACGGCGAGGGGTTCGAACTGCTCCACGAGGGGCGCTACGACCTCGATCTCGAAGCCGTCGCCCGGACCTGGAACAACGGCGCCGTCATCCGGTCGTGGCTGCTCGAACTCTGCGAGGAGGCGTTCCGCGAGGAAGGCAGCGACCTGGGCGACGTGGCGGATCACGTCTCCGGCGGGTCGACGGGTACGTGGACGGTTCAGGAAGCGCTGGAACTGGAAGTGCCGGTGCCGCTGATCCACGGCGCCCTCGCGGAGCGGTTCGCCTCGCGTCGCGACCGATTCTCGCGCCGACTGGCCAACCGCCTGCGCTACGGGTTCGGGCGTCACGAAGTCGTTCGGCGGGAGTGATCCGACCGCCGAGAGGGTGACGAACCGGCTCACGTGCCGGCAATCACAATCCCCTTAACCCCCACGTTCGTACCGCCGCGCATGGTCGAGGTAAATCTGGTGGGGCTGAGCATCGGCGTGGCCCTGACGCTCACCGCCGTTGTGCTCCACCTGTCGAAGGGGACGGGATGGACGCCCACCACCGACATCTCACAGGAAGTGCTCGAGCGCCGAGCGGAGTCGGTGCCGGAGACGGACTTCCCGGAACCGATGAACCGGGCCATCGGCGCGGGCGGCGGTGGCGCCGTCGCGGCCGGTGCCGGCGGCGGCGAAGCGGAAGGCGCCGAACTCGAAGGCGGTGCGGCGGCCAGCGAGGAGGAAGGGCCGTGGACGCTCTCCGACGACGAAGCAGACACCTTCGAGGTCGAATACGCCAAGGAGGGCGACACCATCGAAG comes from Haloplanus sp. XH21 and encodes:
- a CDS encoding nicotinate phosphoribosyltransferase, which translates into the protein MPPFDIVGPESIRDGTATDAYFLQTERTLRHADRNPTVVAEVTADQFPDGEFELFAGVKDAAALLEGYAVDVDAMREGHLFDGGPVLRIEGPYLEFARLETSLLGFLSHASGMATAALEARRAAPESTVLSFGARHVHPSIAAVVERSALVGGLDGFSHVAAGEVLDREAGGTMPHALLICFGRGNQEAAWQAFDDATDPEVPRVALCDTYTDEVDEALRAVETLGDDLDSVRLDTTGSRRGDFRHILREVRWELDARGVGDVDLFASGGLDPAQLRALRDVVDGFGVGGYVSNADPVDFALDIVEVDGEPAAKRGKLSGTKQVYRTPNGGHHVGLADRAGPSDGEPLLEPLLRDGEIVREFDIDAAAERALSDAERVGFGE
- a CDS encoding glycerophosphodiester phosphodiesterase, whose translation is MTDPMVIAHRGFAGVTPENTIRAVNAAAPDADMVEIDVVACADGTPVVFHDHRLGGESGSRGITDGHGAVADLPPETVTAAEVLESGETVPTFDDLLDATDAPLNVELKRPAAGDDAPRERWQPFVDRVLDAIDGREIRLSSFREGALAAVRERDSTVPLAPLSRDAATAAELADWYDAGAVHLSRSAVDEAVVEAAHDAGRTVAVWTIRTRRQAADADATGADELITDYPLHRWLGGKSG
- a CDS encoding 2Fe-2S iron-sulfur cluster-binding protein; its protein translation is MVEVNLVGLSIGVALTLTAVVLHLSKGTGWTPTTDISQEVLERRAESVPETDFPEPMNRAIGAGGGGAVAAGAGGGEAEGAELEGGAAASEEEGPWTLSDDEADTFEVEYAKEGDTIEVAENETVLEAGEDQGWDLPYACRQGQCVSCAGQITSGGNAEDYVVHNDQQMLDDNELDEGYTLTCVAYPRDDFTIETGEAP
- the gnd gene encoding phosphogluconate dehydrogenase (NAD(+)-dependent, decarboxylating), producing the protein MQLGVIGLGRMGQIVVERTLAAGHDVVAFDISEEAVATAADAGAEPADSLEDLCDRLGTEKRIWLMVPAGDAVDAALDDLAPHLGEDDIVVDGGNSHFEDSVRRAQDCDAAYLDCGTSGGPAGAELGFSLMVGGPEDAYEAMRPVFDAVATGPAGHDRMGAAGSGHYVKMVHNGVEYALMQAYGEGFELLHEGRYDLDLEAVARTWNNGAVIRSWLLELCEEAFREEGSDLGDVADHVSGGSTGTWTVQEALELEVPVPLIHGALAERFASRRDRFSRRLANRLRYGFGRHEVVRRE
- a CDS encoding aminopeptidase, encoding MDDRIRAHAETLVDWSARVESGDDVVVRVAEGAHDLAVAVAAELGARGANLVATYGADEVTRAYLRAHDGDFAPADAERALYDRADVYLSLGGSRNTAATADVSGETQSAHARAREDVREARMATDWVSTVHPTRSLAQAAGMSYEAYRDFVYDAVLRDWEALAAEMAQLKDILDAGSEVRLVAEGTDLTMSIANRTAVNSAASVAYDSHNLPSGEVFTAPTATQGEVTFDVPITVRGRRVRDARLVFEDGEVVDHAAAEGEDALADLLATDDGARRLGELGVGMNRGITRATDNTLFDEKMGGTVHLALGRAYDACLPAGDTGNDSAVHVDLITRMDEGSRLVVDGETIQRNGTFRWEDGFDADG
- a CDS encoding TIGR00296 family protein; this translates as MSEAQTLRLSYDDGARAVELAREAVEAYVLQGQREQPGSMRDAFYARTGAFVRVTSTRGRGRLRGCAGAYRGSDQLGHAIVDAAITAASDDSCGSEIEPPELESLNISICVVCNHVLTNDPLADLELGTHGVAIDADGQHAWMYPTLPVENDWSEEEFLTHACRKASISPLAWQDEDTMITLFEGQVFRERPGGGSVEEL